One window from the genome of Bufo bufo chromosome 4, aBufBuf1.1, whole genome shotgun sequence encodes:
- the DYNLT2B gene encoding dynein light chain Tctex-type protein 2B, translating into MEESGDNSYSIRPNFQHKFRAAAVKDCIRSVLKEELKSKQYIPEEIPPLTRFLSETIKDKLKEMGFDRYKMVVQVVIGEQRGEGVKMAARCFWDADTDNYAEDIFMNEYLFCVAAAFGCFYY; encoded by the exons ATGGAGGAAAGCGGCGATAATTCCTACAGCATCAGGCCCAACTTCCAACACAA GTTTAGAGCGGCAGCAGTAAAGGACTGTataagatctgtgctgaaagaagAACTGAAAAGCAAACAGTATATACCTGAAGAAATTCCACCGCTGACGCGCTTCTTGTCTGAGACAATAAAAGACAAACTGAAAG aaatgggTTTTGACAGATATAAAATGGTGGTGCAAGTTGTGATCGGCGAGCAAAGAGGAGAAGGAGTTAA GATGGCTGCTAGATGCTTCTGGGATGCAGATACGGATAACTATGCTGAAGATATCTTCATGAAT GAATATCTGTTTTGTGTCGCTGCTGCATTTGGATGTTTCTACTACTAA